The following proteins come from a genomic window of Salvia hispanica cultivar TCC Black 2014 chromosome 4, UniMelb_Shisp_WGS_1.0, whole genome shotgun sequence:
- the LOC125219455 gene encoding small ubiquitin-related modifier 2-like, with translation MSTPGEEDKKPGGDQAGHINLKVKGQDGNEVFFRIKRSTQLKKLMHAYCDRQSVDFNSIAFLFDGRRLRVEQTPDELEMEDGDEIDAMLHQTGGAFA, from the exons ATGTCTACTCCCGGTGAGGAAGATAAGAAGCCCGGTGGTGATCAAGCCGGACACATCAATCTCAAAGTCAAAGGCCAG GATGGAAATGAGGTATTTTTCAGAATTAAACGAAGCACGCAGCTGAAGAAGCTTATGCATGCTTATTGTGACCGGCAATCAGTGGATTTTAACTCCATTGCCTTTCTGTTTGATGGGCGTCGCCTCCGGGTCGAGCAGACTCCTGATGAG CTGGAGATGGAGGATGGTGATGAGATAGATGCTATGTTACACCAGACTGGAGGTGCATTTGCTTAG